Sequence from the Streptomyces kaniharaensis genome:
CGAGTCCGTCGACGCCGGCGTGATGGACGGGCCCCGCTTCCTCACGACCGGCGAGCTGATCGACGGCAGCCGCGTCGCCTACAGCATGGGCCGCGCCCACCGCACCGAGGACGGCGTGCGGCGCAGCCTGGAGCGCGCCGTGGCGCTGGACTACGACTTCGTCAAGAGTTACGTCCGCGCGCCCGGCCGGACCATGGCGCAGGCGGCCCGGACGGCGCACGAGCGCCTCGGCGTCCCGACGGGCAGCCACCTGCTGACGCCCGGGGTCCAGCTGGGGCAGGACCTGACGACCCATCTGTCGGCGACCCAGCGGCAGGAGTACGGCCGGGCGGTCTCCCCCACCGGGCGCGCCTACCAGGACGTCCACGAGATCTACCGCGGCGGCGAGTTCGCCATCATCATCACCCCGTTCTCCGCGCTGTGCCTGCTCGGTGACGACCCGTCGCTGGCCGAGGACTCCCGGGTCACCGTGCTGATGCCCCCGTGGGACAGCGCCACCGTGCAGCGCCAGGCCAAGGCCGCGGCCACGCCGGAGCAACTGCGCGCCGTCCAGAGGGAGATGGCCGTCTACCGGAAGATCCTCGCCGACGGCGGAGCCCTGGCCCTGGGCACGGACGCCCCGCTCACCCCCATCGGCCTGCAGGTCCACCTCGGACTGCGCGCCCTGCACCGCTACGCCGGCCTGTCCGCGGCCCAGGCGCTGCACACGGCGACGGTGGCGCCGGCCCGGCTGTTCGGTGTCGAGGACGACCTGGGCACCGTGGAGCCCGGCAAGCTGGCCGACCTGATGGTGGTCGACGGTGATCCGTTCCGCGACTTCGCGGATCTGGTCCGCACGTCGTGGGTGATGCGCGACGGTGTCGTCCACCGCCGCCAGGACTTGGTGGGCGGCGACCAGGCCGCCACGGTGGCGGGGCGGTCGGCGGTCCGAGCCGAGGACTGGCATGCGGTGGGCCAGGCCATGCGGCGCGACGGCTGCTGCGCGCTCTGACCGGCCGCCACGGCAGGGTGGCCCGGATGCCGTTCCTCGGCGTCCGGGCCGCCGCGGTACCGCCCGGCGGCGCGAGGTGGCGGCATCGGGGTCAGGGCAGGAGGACGATCTTGCCCTGGTTGCGGCGGGCCTCGATGTCGGCGTGGGCCGTCGCGGCCTCGGCCAGCGGGTAGGCGCGCCAGACGGGGACGTCGAGCCTGCCGGCGACGATCAGGTCGGCCAGCTGCGGCAGGGCCTCGGGGAAGCGGTCCTCGGGGTCCATGCCGGTGAACCGCACGCCGTACTGGGCGAACGACGGGTCGGCGATGGTGATGACCCTGCCCGCGTCGCCGACCAGGGCGACGGAGTCGGCGAGCACGCCCGCACCGGAGGCGTCGAAGACGAAGTCCACCCCGTCGGGGGCGGCGGCCTTCACCCGCTCGACCCAGCCTTCGCCGTAGCGGACGGCGGTGGCGCCGAGGCCGCCCAGCCGCTCCAGGTCCTGCTCGGCGGCGGTGCCGATCACGGTGATGCCGCGGGCGACGGCCAGTTGGACGGCGATGGTGCCGACGCTGCCGCCGGCGCCGTGGACCAGCAGCGTGCGGCCCGCCTCGGCGCCGAGGTGCTGCAGGCCGCGGTAGGCGGCCTCGCCGACCGTGATCATGCCGGCCGCGGTCTCGAAGGACAGCCCCTGCGGCTTGGCCACCGGGTGGTCGAGCAGCGCGTACTCGCTGTAGCCGCCGGCCGAGGCGACGCCGAACACCTCGTCGCCGACCGCGAAGCCCGCGCCCTCGCCGGCCTCGTCGACCACACCGGCCACGTCCCAGCCCGGCACGTGCGGGAACTCCACGGGGAAGAAGCCCTGCATGATCCCGGCGCGGATCCGCACGTCGATCGGGTTCACGGCGGCCGCCCGGACCCTGATCCGGACCTGGCCGGGGCCCGGCTGCGGCGTGGCGACGTCCGACAGCCGCAGCAGCTCGGGCGCGCCGTACTCGGAGAAGGTGATGGCAGTGGACATCGGGAACTCCAGGAGGAAGGGGAACCGCACACGGCCCTGAATCATCCAGAACGTGTGATTACCCTTTCCGGTGTATCACACAGAGAGTGTGATTCGCGAACGGCGGCAACCGTGGCGCACATCACACATTGCGTATGATTTTTGGGTAGGATGGGCCGCATGCCGCCCACGCCCGTTCATCGCCGCCAGCCGGCCCTGAGCAACCCGCGCGTCCAGCGCACCCGCACCCGGATCCTCACGGTGGCGCGCGAACTGCTGCCCGAGGTCGGCCCCGCGGGGCTGACGTACGCGCTGCTGGCCGAACGGGCCGACGTCACCCGCCAGACCCTCTACCGGCACTGGCCCAGCCGCGCCGCCCTGCTCTTCGACCTCATCCTCGAAGGCCCCGACCTCGGCACCTACCCCCGACCCGGCAGCGACGTGCGCGCCGTGGCCACCGCCTGGCTGAAGAGCCTGCGCGACGGCATCAGCGACCCCGCCATCCGCACCGCCGTCCTCGCCGTCACCGCCCAGGCCGACCACGACCCCGACAGCGCCCAGGCCCTGGTCCGCATCGGCGAGGACCGCCGCGCCGCCCTGAACGAGCTCCTCGAACCCTCCGGCGTCCAGATCACCGGCGACGAGCACACCCTGCTCTACGGGCCCGTCCTCGCCCGCCTGTTCCTCGACCGCGGCCAGGCCACCGACGCCTTCATCGACACCGTCGTCACCCAGTGGCTCACCACATTGCGGCACACGGGCACCCTGCCGGCGACGGACGACCCGGCCGGCAGCTGACCCGAAGCACAACGGGCGGGCCGCGGCGCCGACCTCGGCGCCGCGGCCCGCCCGCACCGGGTGCCGGTCAGCGGCGGACGGTGGAGGTGGGCGGCGCCGCGCGGTATCCGGCCGGCCGGCCGGCGCTGAACACGGCATCCGCGGCAGCGGCGGTCTGCGCGAACTCGACGCACGCGCTCTGCGGCGCCGTGGTGCTCTGGCCGAAGCGGCAGGCGACGGCGGTGAGCTTGATGGTGATGAAGTCGGCGATCTGGGCGCCGTACTGGATGGGCTTGCCGCCGATGGTGATGTCGCCGACGGTGAAGCCCCGGCCCTGCGGCACCTCGTAGACGGCGCGCACCGGGTGGCCGGCGTCGCCGCGCACGTACGTCCAGTAGCTCTTCGGGTCGGAGCCGTCGGGGGTGGCCCAGCCATCGGTGGACAGGTCGTTGAAGTACAGGCCGACCGGGTCGACGAGCGAGATGTCGGCCTTCTGGCGGGCGAGCGCGTTCACCGCGCCGCCGATGTGCGGGTCGCTGTTGCGCTCCGGCTGGCCGTACTTGCTGCACTGGATCAGCTGCTGCTCGGTGACCAGTTCCTGACCGTTGATCACCCGCACGATGGTGGCCGCGGCGGCGAGTTCGATCTCCGCGGCGAGCGTGTTGTTGATCTGGATGAGGTGCATCGCGCCGTGCGAGGTGGAGTCGTTCCACCGGTTGCGGGGCTGGTAGGTGCCGTCCAGCCCGAACAGGTCGCCGCGCTGGACGTCGGGGCTAACGAAGGTCTGGTAGAGCCTCAGGACGGTGTCCGGGTCGGTCTGCGCCAGGAGCGACCAGTACTCGGGGCCCTCGCAGGTGAAGGTGACCCTGGTGATCTTCCCGGCGGTGTCGCGGGTGACGCTCCACTCGCAGTACTCGTCCTGGACGTCGCGGCTGGCGTCCGCGCGCTGCCACCGCTGGACGTCCGAGATCGAGTTGATCTTGATGATGCGGGGGAACCCCGTCCAGGTGACGGTGGCCTCGGTGGCGTCCGCGGCGGTGTCGGTCTTGGTGAGGTTGTAGAACTGGCTGCGCGGGCTGTCGTGGCGCACCTGGCTGGGATCCGGGCCCTGCACGGCCTCGTCGACCCTCTCGCTGATGAAGGCGTCCCAGGCCTTCTTCCCGGTCGGGTCCAGGTCGGTGAGGTTGCCGGGAGGAGCGTAGGTGGTGAGCTTGCTCATGGGCGGTTCCTTTCCGGTGATCCGGCCCCCGGGGCGGCGCTTCGCCGGACGGCGGGCCGGAGTCAGGGAGCGGGCACGACGGTGGCGTCGTCCAGCATCTTCAGGCGGGGCGCGTCGGCGGGGATGTCGGTGGCCGGGAGCGTGAGCTCGAACTCGTCGAGTCTCATCCGCTTGAAGTCCCGGCGGCGGGACTCCGCCAGCCGCACGTAGTCCCGGAAACCCGACGGCGTGCCGATGCGGGCGGCCACCCGCCCCAGATAGGCGTCGATACGCTCGGCGAAGATCTTCGGCCAGTCGGTGTCGGCCAGGGCCCAGTCCGCCGCGAACCGCGCTTCCGGGCTGGTGGCCGGCAGCTTCTCGGCGGCCTCCGTGATCGCCTGGGCGATCTGCCCGGCGAGAGCGCCGACCGCGGTGGCCCCCGTCGGCACGTACGCCATCAGCCGGGCCCGGTCGGCACTGAACACCGGGTTGGTGAAGTCGACCATCAACGCGCAGGCGGCGAACTTCGCCGGGACGAGCCCGGTCTGCACCATCTGGCGGATCACGTCGTTGTCCTCGAAGGCGGCCTCCGGCGCCGTGAACGCGAAGAACGTGTCGCCGGGCTGGGAGAAACCGCTGGCACCCTCCTCCAGGCGGAAGCCGAACTCGGTCAGGCTGGCCACGTACTCGGCCGCGGGGACCCGCGGCAGGGACGCCGTGACCGGCAGCGCCAGGTCGTCGATCAGGGCCTCGCGGTTCAGCCAGAACCCGAGCGGCAGGGCGAAGTCGCCGCTCGTCGCGGTGACGGTCGCGCTCTGGACGGCGCTGCTCGCCAGGTTGACCGAGGTCGTCGTGAACAACTGCCGCATGAGGTGGTCCGGCTGCTCCACCGTCCCCGTCCCGGTGACCGCCTTGAGGCGTGCCGCCGTCCACCGGGAGACCAGCGCACGCACCGTCAGCTCCAGGTTCTCCGCCCCCACCACC
This genomic interval carries:
- a CDS encoding NADP-dependent oxidoreductase, which gives rise to MSTAITFSEYGAPELLRLSDVATPQPGPGQVRIRVRAAAVNPIDVRIRAGIMQGFFPVEFPHVPGWDVAGVVDEAGEGAGFAVGDEVFGVASAGGYSEYALLDHPVAKPQGLSFETAAGMITVGEAAYRGLQHLGAEAGRTLLVHGAGGSVGTIAVQLAVARGITVIGTAAEQDLERLGGLGATAVRYGEGWVERVKAAAPDGVDFVFDASGAGVLADSVALVGDAGRVITIADPSFAQYGVRFTGMDPEDRFPEALPQLADLIVAGRLDVPVWRAYPLAEAATAHADIEARRNQGKIVLLP
- a CDS encoding TetR/AcrR family transcriptional regulator, with the protein product MPPTPVHRRQPALSNPRVQRTRTRILTVARELLPEVGPAGLTYALLAERADVTRQTLYRHWPSRAALLFDLILEGPDLGTYPRPGSDVRAVATAWLKSLRDGISDPAIRTAVLAVTAQADHDPDSAQALVRIGEDRRAALNELLEPSGVQITGDEHTLLYGPVLARLFLDRGQATDAFIDTVVTQWLTTLRHTGTLPATDDPAGS